The genomic DNA TTCCCAACTATCTGAGAATCCGTACCGGCTCATTGAAGAAGTGGAAGGGGTCGGCTTCCAACGTGCGGATGAGCTTGGTAGGCATCTTGGCATTACAGGCAATCATCCTGCAAGGATTAAAGCGGCCATTTTGCATGCACTCAATCAAGCGGTGCAATCGGCGGGGCATGTCTACGCAGAAGCGGAGTCGACTTTGCCGGAAGTGAAGCGCTTGCTTGAAATGAGTCAACCTGTGGACATCCCATTTACGGCTATTTCCCAGGCAATTATTGAACTTGTCGAGGAAGGGAAATTAGCAGCAGAAGGGCAAAAACTCTATATTCCATCCCTTTATTTCTCAGAAATCGGCATTGCCTCGAAACTAGAACGACTGATGCAAAATGATACGACGGACCAGTTTCCAGTGTCTGAAATCAGGAAAGCAGTAGGGGAAGTGGAAGAGCGTTTAGGCGTCAATTATGCGGAAACGCAAGTCGCGGCGATTGAAACGGCCCTTCATTCACCGACGATGATTTTAACAGGTGGACCGGGGACAGGAAAAACGACGGTGATTCGCGGGTTGGTTGAGGTGTATGCGGAGCTGCATGGCTTATCGCTTGATCCGAATGAGTATGCCAAAAAGAAAGAACCTTTTCCAATTGTGTTGGCGGCACCGACAGGACGTGCGGCGAAGCGGATGTCTGAATCGACAGGTTTACCTGCTATGACAATTCACCGTTTGTTAGGCTTTAACGGGCTCGAAAAGGAAGAAGAAACCGAGCGAGAAGTCGAAGGGCGACTCATTATTATTGATGAAATGTCGATGGTAGACACATGGCTAGCGCATCAATTACTAAAGGCGCTGGCGGACGATGTCCAACTGCTTTTTGTGGGTGACCAAGACCAATTACCTCCCGTCGGACCGGGCCAAGTGCTACGGGATATGCTGGATTCTGGGAAAGTTCCAGTTGTCGAGCTGACTGAAATTTACCGGCAAAGTGCGGGCTCGACGATTATTGAAATGGCGCATATGATTAAGCGGTCTGAATGGTCTGCGGATATTACGCAAAAAACCTCGGATCGTTCTTTCATTAAAGCGAGCGGTGATCGGATTTTGGAAGTCGTTGAGCAAGTTGTCAAAAATGCCATTACAAAAGGCCATCACATTAAAGACATTCAAGTGCTTGCGCCAATGTATCGAGGTCCGGCTGGAATTGATGGCTTGAACAAAATGATTCAAGAGATGGTCAATCCACCTGGGCCTGACCGAAAGGAAGTCGTATTTGGCGAGGCGGTCTATCGAATCGGTGACAAAGTACTGCAACTCGTCAATCAACCTGAGAGTAACGTTTTCAATGGGGATATGGGCGAGGTTATTTCAATCATCAAGGCAAAAGAAACAATCGATAAAAAAGAGCTACTGGTTGTGTCCTATGATGGGATCGAAGTAACGTATGAACGCAGTGATTTAAACCAAATTACATTGGCCTACTGTTGTTCGATCCATAAATCACAGGGCAGTGAATTTCCAATTGTTATTATGCCAATTGTGCGAAGTCAACGGAAAATGCTACGCCGCAATTTATTGTACACAGGCATTACACGTGCGAAAAATTTTCTCATTCTTTGCGGAGAGCCAGAAGAATTCAGAGTCGGCATTAGCCGAACGGATGAGTTGGAAAGGCAGACGACGTTGAAAGAACGATTGAATGGGGAATTTGTTGGGCTAGAAGCTCAAGAGGAGCCAACTTCAGAGCAAGAAGAGCAGGCGATATCGACAGAGGAGTTACAGCCAGCTGTTTATGCGCTCACAGTGGAGACATTTCTTGCAGTTGACCCGTTGATTGGCATGAAAGGCATCTCACCTTACGATTATCTCGAAGCTTCTGATTGACAAGACCAGTGAATTTTTCTATAATCCAGATAGAAATGCTGAAGCTGAGCATCACAATCATACGAAATACGTTGACGGAGAAAGTACATATGTTTACTCGTTCAGAAAGAAGCCCCTTGGCTGAAAGGGCTTTCGAGTGTGCGTGTCGAAAAGCTACTCCTGAGTGCAGCTCATCCCTGCCGTTCGCCGCGTTAAGGCAACCAGAGATGCCGAATGCAATTCGATTCGGTAATTAGGGTGGTACCGCGAGACTAACATCTTCGTCCCTTGTTTTAGGGGCGAGGATTTTTTTGTGTGTCCGTACGATGCGGGTATGCAGTCGTTGCGAATCGAACTACGAAGGTTTCGATTTGCCGCGTTTCTGTGTTTTGCGGAAATTAAGGCACCTTCCTTCAGGACGTCGCGCACTTAGACTGCCTTCCTCTGATCGCCGCCATCCCTGTATTTTTTCAAACTATTAAGGAGGAATATTGATGAAAAAACAAACGTCATCGCAAATCCGTAACATGTTCTTAGAATACTTTAAGGAAAAGGGACATAGTGTAGAGCCGTCTGCACCACTTGTTCCAATTGATGATGCATCGCTTTTATGGATTAATAGTGGTGTTGCGACATTAAAGAAATATTTTGATGGACGTGTCGTTCCGACAAATCCGCGGATTGTTAATGCACAAAAATCGATCCGTACAAATGACATTGAAAACGTTGGGAAAACAGCACGTCACCATACATTTTTTGAAATGCTTGGTAACTTTTCCATCGGAGATTACTTCAAAGAAGAAGCAATTATTCGTGCGTGGGAATTTCTAACGGATGCAAAATGGATTGGCTTTGATCCAGAACTATTGTCTATCACGGTTCATCCTGAAGACGAAGAGGCTTATGCAATTTGGCGCGATAAAATCGGCATTCCAGAAGAGCGGATTATCCGATTGGAAGGGAACTTCTGGGATATCGGAGAAGGTCCAAGCGGTCCGAACTCTGAAATCTTCTATGACCGAGGACCGGCATATGGCGATGATTATTCAGATCCTGAACTGTATCCCGGCGGAGAAAATGAGCGCTACCTGGAAGTTTGGAACCTTGTATTCTCAGAGTTCAATCATAACCCGGATCATACGTACACACCGCTTCCGAAAAAGAATATCGATACAGGTATGGGGCTAGAGCGTCTAGCTTCTATTATCCAAAATGTCCCAACGAACTTCGATACAGATTTATTCATGCCGATTATGCATGCCATTGAACGGGTTTCAGGTGAAAAATACGGCGTAGATACACAGAAAGACACGGCATTCAAAGTCATTGCAGACCATATCCGCACAGTGGCGTTTGCGATTGGAGATGGAGCATTGCCGTCCAATGAAGGTCGTGGCTACGTACTAAGAAGATTGCTACGCAGAGCCGTCCGTTTTGCGAAACAGCTCGGCATTAATGATCCATTCATGTACAATCTTGTGCCAGTAGTAGGGGAAATCATGAAGGATTTCTATCCGGAAGTGGACGACAAACAAGCTTTCATTATGAAAGTGATTAAAAATGAAGAAGAGCGTTTCCATGAAACATTGACGGAAGGCTTAGCGATTTTGTCAGGTGTTATTGATAATGCAAAATCATCAGGCACATCTGTTGTTCCTGGAGCCGATGCATTTCGTTTGTATGACACATATGGCTTCCCATTCGAATTGACAGAGGAATTCGCGGAAGAGGCTGGAATCGCTGTTGATCGGGCTGGTTTCGATGCAGAGATGGAAAATCAACGTCAACGTGCACGTGCGGCTCGTCAAGACGTTGACTCGATGCATGTTCAATCAGGTATTCTTGGCGACATCCATGATGTGAGTGAATTTATTGGCTACGATCAATTGCAATGCGAAGCAACTGTTGTTGCGCTTTTACAGCAAGGGGTAGCAGTGGAGCAAGCATCTGAAGGGGACGAAATTCAGTTCATCCTCAATCGCACACCGTTCTATGCGGAAAGTGGCGGACAAGTAGCGGATAAAGGGACGATTAGTGGTGAGACTTTCATTGCAGATATCAAAGATGTGCAAAAAGCGCCAAACGGGCAAAACTTGCATACAGCGATTATCCGTTCAGGTGAATTGCTCAAAGGTGCGACTGTTCATGCAGAAGTACAGCAAGAGGAGCGGAAGCTGACGATTCGTAACCATACGGCGACGCATTTATTGCACAAAGCATTGAAAGAAGTATTAGGTGAGCACGTCAACCAAGCCGGCTCTTATGTAGGGCCAGATCGTCTGCGCTTCGACTTCTCTCATTTTGGTCAGGTAACGAAAGAAGAATTGGAAACCATTGAACAAATGGTGAATGAGCAAATTTGGCAAGATATCGCAGTAAACATTGCAGAAAAACCAATTGCCGAAGCGAAGGAAATGGGCGCAATGGCATTGTTCGGCGAAAAATACGGCGATATTGTTCGTGTCGTATCAGTAGGCGATTACTCGATTGAACTGTGCGGAGGCTGTCACGTCACATCGACATCCGTTATTGGTATGTTTAAACTCGTATCCGAGAGTGGAATCGGTGCGGGTACTCGTCGTATCGAGGCACTGACAGGCCAACAGGCTTTCCGTTCTTTTAAAGAGGAAGAAGCGATGCTTGTTAGCGCGGCGGGGCTTTTGAAAGCGAACCCGAAAGATCTTGTGACGAAAATTGGGTCCGTGTTAGCGGATATGAAAGAATTACAGCGTGAAAACGACTCGCTCGCTGCTAAGCTCGGCAATAGCCAAGTGGCAGACATTCTAGCAGCGGCACAGCAAATCAACGATGTCTCGGTCATCGCAGCGCGCGTTGATGTGAAAGATAATAACGGATTGCGTCAGATGATGGATGAAATGAAGCAAAAATTGTCGAAAGCTGTAATCGTTCTTGGAGCAGCAGCAGATGGCAAAGTCATGCTCGTTTCAGGCGTAACGGAAGATTTGAAAACAGGGAACTATCATGCAGGCAAAATCGTCAGTCATGTTGCAGCGCAGTGTGATGGAAAAGGCGGCGGACGACCTGATATGGCAATGGCTGGAGCAAAAGATGCGTCCAAACTTGATGAAGCGCTTCAATCCGTGTATGATTATGTCAAATCTGTTTAACCGAAATTGCAAATCGGGTATACTTATAGACGGAGTACAGGTACGATTCGATTTGTAAAAACGGATGATCTGAAAGCGGGGTGTCGATCATGAATTCATACGACAAAACGATGAAATTCAACTTTCCTGAAGAGTCGATGGAGCAGGAAGTGAAGCAGGTCATGCTTCATGTGCACAAGGCACTTGATGATAAGGGGTATAATCCAATCAATCAGATTGTCGGTTATCTTCTATCAGGCGACCCAGCATATATACCACGTCATGAAGATGCACGCAATTCGATTCGGAAACTAGAACGGGACGAAATTCTTGAGGAACTCGTAAAGTTTTATATCCGTGAAAACGGAGGGAATATGGATTGAGAACAATGGGATTAGATGTCGGGACCAAAACAGTCGGCATTGCGATTAGTGATGCACTTGGGTGGACAGCCCAAGGCATTGAAACGCTCAAGGTCGATGAGGGTGCCGGTCAGTTCGGCATAGAAAGAATTCAGCAACTCGTGAAAGAATACGATGTAAATGGATTCGTAGTCGGATACCCCAAAAACATGAATAACACGATTGGACCGAGAGGGGAAGCATCTGAAAAGTATGCAGAACTGCTCAAAGAAACATTTGGTCTTCCCGTTATATTATGGGATGAGCGACTGACAACGATGGCTGCTGAGCGCGTGTTAATTGATGCAGATGTTAGCCGGAAAAAAAGAAAGACTGTAATCGATAAGATGGCAGCAATCATGATCCTGCAAGGGTATCTTGATTCAAAAAATTGATGAGGTGATTGGAATGGTAGAGCACGGACAAGAAACAATGACGATTGTAGATGAAAACGGAAATGAACACGTATGTGAAGTAATCTTCACATTTGACTCAGAAGACTTTGGTAAGTCGTATGTTCTTTATCACATACTAGGTCAAGATGATACAGATGATGAGGAAGTTGAAATTCATGCATCTGCATTCATCCCTTCTGAAGACAATCAAGATGGCGAATTAATGCCAATCGAAGATGATGCTGAGTGGGAAATGATCGAAGAAATGTTGAACACGTTCCTTGCAGAAGAGGACGAAGACGAAGAATAAACCATATGTGCACGGACGGGACGGTGCAGACCGTTCCGTCTTTCTTTGTGTTTTCCTTGGCTTTAGCAGGAGATCGCACAAGGGAATGGTACTAGTGCATCCCTGCGCTTTTCTTATTGAAAGAGGTGATTTAGTATGGACAATGAGAATGGTTCAAAAAAAGAAGTCATGCTTGAGCGAATGACTGAAAAGAAAAAAGAAGTAAAAGTCGTTAGAAAAATCGTTTTTGGTATTGCATTGGTCGTTGTGCTTATTGGCTTAATCGGTGGATTTGCAACTTTTAACTATGTAACAGGGGCACTTGAACCGATGGATCCGAAATCGAAAAAAGTCATTCAAGTGGAGATTCCAATTGGCTCAGGCTTGAATGCAATCTCTGCAGAACTGCAAGAAAAAGGGATTATTAAAAATGCACGTATTTTTAAATACTATGCGAAGTTTAACAATGAATCACAGTTTCAAGCGGGTACATATGGGCTAACAAAAGCAATGACACCAGATGAATTAATCCAAAGTTTGAAAACCGGAAAAGTATATCGCACACCTGTCTTTACGGTGGCTGTTCCTGAAGGATTGACTGTGCAGCAGATTGCTGACATTGTTGAAAAGCGTACGGGTCATACTGCAGAAGCTTTTCTTGCGTATATTAATGATCCAGAAACCATTGACTATTTGATGGGGAAATATCCACAACTTTTGACCGAGGATATTAAAGCGGAATCAGTTCGTTATCCTTTGGAAGGGTACTTATTCCCAGCGACCTATCCATTTTACGAGGATAAGCCATCCCTTGAAACGATTGTCGATTCAATGGTACAAGCAACAAATGTCAACGTGACACCTTACCTTGATTTCCTTGATCAGGAAGGAAAATCGGTTCATTGGCTATTGACATTTGCTTCTTTACTTGAAAAGGAAGCGACGGCACAATCAGATCGTGAAACGATTGCCAGTGTATTTTACAATCGCTTAAAAGTCGATATGCCTTTGCAGACGGATCCAACTGTTCTCTACGCACTTGGCGAACATAAAGATCGCGTTCTCTATGCGGATTTAGAAATTGATAATCCATATAATACGTACAAAAATAAAGGACTACCACCAGGACCAATTGCTGGGGCCGGTGTGTCTTCGATCAAAGCCGTAGTGGATCCATCGAGGACTGATTATCTGTTCTTCTTAGCGGATAAAAAAGGAGTCAATCACTTCACGGATAATTATGATCAGCACTTGGAAAATAAGAAGAAGTATATAGATGGACAATAAGGCAATGAACATGAAGGACTGGAGTGGGCAATTTGGACAACTATGATGCATATATTGCAAGCTTCGTAAAAGAAAAAGAGCCCTTCATCGAGGAGATGGAAAGGTACGCGGAAGATCAGTGTGTGCCCATCATGGATAGCGGCGGGATTGAAACATTTATCGGTCTTTTACGCATTCAACGGCCGAAAAAAATTCTAGAACTTGGCAGTGCCATTGGCTATTCAGCAATACGGATTGCAGGGGCGTTGAAAGAATCAACCATCGTGACTGTTGAGCGGGATCCCGCACGTTATCAGAAGGCATTCGACAATATTCAGCGGAGTGACTGTGCCGAGCGTATTCAAATCATTGAGGCGGATGCGTTGTTGACAGAGGATCCTGCAATTTTTGAACAGACCTATGATGCATTGTTCATTGACGCAGCGAAAGGGCAATATCAACGCTTCTTTGAAAAATATGCATCAACTGTTGCTACTGGCGGTGTCATCTATTGCGATAATCTGTTCATGCATGGTATGGTATTGCTCGAAGCAAATGAAGTGCCGCGACGCAAGCGTACGATGATTCGCAATTTGAAGGAATTTACGCGCTGGGTTATGGCACACCCCGATTTTGAAACAGCATTGCTCCCAGTAGGAGACGGACTGTTAATCGCGGTGAAAAAATAAGAAACAATCGATTGAGGAGAGTTTGAAGATGAATTCAAGAAAACCTCTCGTCATCGGCATTGCTGGTGGTTCGGGATCTGGAAAGACGAGCGTTACACATGCAATCTATGACGTGTTTAAGGAGCATTCTGTTGTTGTCATTGAACAGGATTACTATTATAAAGACCAGTCCCATCTAGTATTTGAAGAGCGTCTAGCAACTAATTATGACCATCCGTTGGCATTCGATACGGATTTGCTCATTCAACATGTTGGGCGGCTACTCGAGCGGGAAACGATTGAAAAACCTGTCTACGATTATTCGCTGCACACAAGGTCAGACGAGACGGTTGTCATTGAGCCGCAAGATGTTATCATTTTAGAAGGGATTTTGGTCCTTGAAGATGAGCGGCTACGTGAGCTGATGGATATTAAGTTATTCGTTGATACGGATGCGGATTTGCGCATTATTCGTCGCATTATGCGGGACATTAATGAGCGTGGTAGAACAATCGAGTCAGTGATTGATCAATATATGTCCGTTGTTCGCCCAATGCATAATCAATTCATCGAGCCAACGAAGAGATATGCGGATATTATTATTCCAGAAGGCGGACAGAATGAAGTCGCGATTGACCTAATGGTTACAAAAATAAAAACAATTCTTGAATCTGGCACGAAACTGTAATATGATGATGACATAATAATTCAATAAAGATGAAAACTATGTCGCATACCTCTTGTAGGAGCGGCATAGTATTTTTATGAAGAGGAATATGAGGAGTGTTGTGAAATGATTACTGAAAAGAAGTTTCCAATGACGGCAACAGGTAAACAAAAGCTTGAGGAAGAGCTTGAATTTTTGAAAACGGTTAAGCGTAAAGAAGTGGTTGAGCGTATTAAAATTGCTCGAAGCTACGGCGACCTATCGGAAAACTCCGAATACGATTCTGCGAAAGAAGATCAGGCTTTCCTAGAAGGTAAAATCTCAACGTTAGAATCAATGATCCGTAATGCGGTAATTATTACAGAAGACGAACTAAATACTGACGAAGTCCGCCTTGGGAAAACGGTTACATTTAAAGAACTACCGGACGGCGACGAAGAAACGTATACGATTGTTGGTTCTGCAGAAGCGAATCCGCTGGAAGGTCTTATTTCAAATGATTCACCAATTGCCAAAGGCCTAATCGGTCGTTGTAAAGGTGACGAAGTGAAAATCGTAACACCGGGTGGAGAAATGTCGGTTACCATTCTTGAAATAAAATAACTCGATGTGCCGCCTTCTACATGAGGGCGGTTTTACTCTTTTTCTTAAGAAGGGATGCGCTTTTCTTATGAAACCTTTGCACTTGTCAATCGTCCAATAACAGATTGGCAAACTGACAAAATCGAAACGGAGTTGATTGCGTATGAATGGACAAGACCCGGAGCTTTCAAGGGTAAGTCGTAAAAAAGGACGCAACCGTAAAGACAACATCTTGAACATTTTGATCGGCGTGGTCGTCATATTGATTGTGATTACTGCATCCATCATATTTGCTGGAAACAATGATGGTGAACAGGTTAGTGATAAGGGTGCGGTGACAGAAGAAAATCGACCAAATGACAACGATGATAAAAGTGATCCAAAGGATAAAGGACAAGAAGGTCCAGTTGTGGATGAAGACGAAGACGAAGACGTATCAGTAAAAGATGATGAACCAATAACGGATTCGATGGCGGATGAGGATAGTACTACAGAATCTGAAACGGTTACAAGTAGTCCATCAGATGATGCTGCTGTTGCGGAAACATTGGTTGATTCGTCATGGCAACCGATTGGAACGACTCAAACGGGTAATCATGTATCACTTTATGACGGTACGTCTGTAGACTGGAATGAAAAGAAGCAAGCACTTGCCTATGCAACGGGACTACCAGAAGATACAATGATTTTTTGGAAAATCAAAAATGGTGGGGATCCACAAAAATCCATCGGTATTGTTTCCTCACAAGATACAACGGAGAAATACCGTGTCTACTTGGAATGGGTGGATGGAGAAGGATGGAAGCCTACGAAGATGGACGTGTTAACGACATTGGAAGGGCAAAAGTAAGCAATATATAGGTTGGACTTATGATTTGCACCCAATCTCCAGCGAAGGTGCCTTACATGCGGTAGCCAACCGAACAACGAAGGGTTCGGTTTGTATAATTTCTGTGTCCTTTGCAGAAATTATACAGAAAATGCAAAGGAGTAACTAGTTAGGTGGGAGGCATCCGCAAGCGCCAAGCGTTGTTGGGAAGTTTCTTTTGTTCAATGTATGATAGTTAAAAAGAAACCTGTGGAGGGAATTAGATGAGAATCGCAGTAATTGGTGCAATGGAAGAAGAAGTAGAATTATTACGTAAAGAAATTGTTTCGGGCAAAGTAACAGTGGTAGCGGATTGTGAATTTATCGAAGGAGAAATTGGGCAACATACGGTGATCCTTGTGAAAAGCGGAATCGGTAAAGTCAATGCTGCCATTGCAACGACGTTATTATTGAATAATTATAAGCCTGATGTAGTCCTCAATACAGGATCTGCGGGTGGTTTCCAAACATCGCTAGAAGTCGGTACAGTCGTTATTTCTGATGAAGTCCGACATCACGATGTCGATGTGACAGCATTTGGTTATGAGCATGGGCAAGTACCTGGTCAACCTGCTGCTTATGTTGCGGATGAAAAATTAGTAACAATTGCACGTGCTGCGGTTGAAGAAATTGGCGAACATGCACATGCAACGGGACTTATCGCTTCGGGTGATGTCTTTATGAGTGATCCTGTACGCGTTGAAAAAGTGCGAGAATTATTCCCAACGATGATTGCTGCAGAAATGGAAGCTTCGGCTGTTGCACAAGTATGTCATCAGTTTGGCACACCATTTGTTGTGATTCGTGCATTATCAGATATTGCAGGCAAAGAATCATCTATTAGTTTTGATGAATTTCTCCCGATTGCGGCACGCCATTCAACAGATATTGTTTTACAAGCTATCTCGAAACTTTAAACATTTCATGGTAAGATAGACGTAAGGGTCTTTTATTTTAAAGATGTTTTCAAGGAGGGAACCCACTATGTTATATTTAATGGCTGGTACATTCGTTGGTACGGCAATCATCGCACTTATTATTGCACGTGAGGTTAGTGCAGACTGAGGCTGGATAAAAAGAGGCGTTTCCGATGTCGGGGGTCACTCCCGCATGGAAACGCCTTTTGATTTTCCAGACAAGGGAACGTTAGCTTTATTCATGTCTAGCTCCAGGCGCCAGCCGCTTGGGTCATAAGCTGTTTCGGCTATGAGGCAAAGAACGCCTCTTCGTGCTTGCAGGATGCAGGTATGCAATCATTGCCGCAGGACGCGGCGGACTTAGATTGCCTTCCCTAAATCTAAATCATCTTATGCCTGTCGCGTCTTAGTGGGCGCCTAACGCCTGGGCCTACAGGAAGTAGGTCATGCAGTCGTTGCCACAGGACGTGGCGATTTTAGACTGCTTTCCGCTATTCATTATATTCATGTTTAAATAACTGATACAATTTAACGATTGCACGTTTTTCAATGCGGGAAACATAGCTTCTTGAAATATTGAGTTGCTCGGCAATTTCCTTTTGTGTCATCGGTTGATCGTCTAACAGGCCGTAGCGTCGTTGAATGATTTCGAGCTCTCTACCGTCAAGTTTTCCAAGATGCCTATACAGCCGTTCTTTTCGTTCTTTTTGCTCGACGGTATCGACCGGTGCTTCGTCATCTGTTTGCAGCAGATCGGCAATTTGGAGTGACTGCCCATCTTTATCCATACCGATTGGGTCAAATAGTGATACATCTTTTTGCACTTTTTTTTGCGTGCGTAAGTACATGAGTATTTCGTTTTCGATACAGCGTGCAGCATATGTGGCAAGTTTCGTTTTGCGGTCGGGCGTGAAGCTGTTGACGGCTTTCATAAGTCCAATTGTCCCGATTGAAATATAGTCATCAAGCAGTTCATGTTTTGGGTGGAATTTTTTTACGATATGTGCGACAAGTCGCATGTTGCGTTCAATGAGTTCATCCCGAGCGTCTTCATCGCCTTCTGCAAGCCGTGCAAGGCAAGCTGCTTCCTCTTCTTTTGATAAGGGACGTTGAAATGCCTGCCCTCTGATATAGCCAATCACGGCAGGAATCTCAAGCCATAGCTGGACCATCGCCATGACAAACCCGCTCATCGGGCCACCTCCTGTGTCGTTGTATGACAGCATATGCGGTCGCGCCTTGCCATATCACCGATTATTCAGTCGGACAGGCGGTACAGGATGTCCGTATTTTCGAACAAAGCGTGTAATGTGGATGATTATGTTATAATCATTTCAGAAACAGTACTATATCGGAGTGGATAACATGTATAACAACTTTTTACCAAGTGAATACGTCAAAAATGTTTTTCATATTCAACCAGAGAAACTAGTAGCCAGAGGCGTTAAAGGGATTATTACGGATCTAGACAATACACTTGTCGAATGGGACCGACCTCTTGCGACCGCTGAAATCATTGACTGGGTGACATCTATGAGAGACGTTGGCATACAAGTGATGATTGTTTCGAATAACAATAACACGCGCGTGAAAGCATTTTGTGATCCGCTTGGGATTCCATTCATTTGCGATGCTCGTAAGCCACTAAGAAAGTCTTTTAACAAGGCACTTATGACTATGGGTATCCAAAAAGAGCAAGCGGTTTTCATCGGTGATCAGATGATGACCGATATTCTGGGCGGTAACCGGGCAGGCTTGCACACAATACTTGTTGTGCCAGTGGCTAGCTCTGACGGTTTCTTCACAAAGTTTAACCGAATGATGGAAAGAAGAATTATGGCCAAGCTTAAACGTAAAGGCCTGTTGAAGTGGGAGGAATAAGTTTGGAAGAGATTAAATGTATTGGTTGCGGGATTACGATTCAGACAGATAATCCGAAAGCAGAGGGCTATACGCCACCTGTTTCGTTGGAAAAAGACGATGTTATTTGTAAACGCTGCTTTCGATTACGCAATTACAATGAGCTACAACCCGTATCGTTATCAGGAGACGATTTTTTAAATATCTTAAACGGTATTGGACAAAAGGATGGTTTAGTCGTTAAAATCGTTGACATTTTCGATTTTAACGGTAGCTGGATCAATGGCTTACACCGTTTTGTCGGCAATAAAGATATTTTATTAATCGGCAATAAATCTGATGTTTTACCGAAATCCATTAATCCAAATCGTTTGATTAACTGGATGAAGGCAGAGGCGGTTAAATTAGGATTGAAACCTGCTGATGTTCTGCTCGTTTCTGCGCATAAAGGGCATGGGATGGAAGAGGCACTTGCAGCAATTGACAAGCTTCGTCGTGGTAAAGATGTCTATGTTGTAGGTTGTACAAATGTTGGGAAATCG from Sporosarcina sp. FSL K6-1522 includes the following:
- a CDS encoding ATP-dependent RecD-like DNA helicase; protein product: MEGLIETEKANEIFLIGRPVVTIFHNPDNLFTIVKLKVRETNSGYEDKEIIVKGSFPQLNADEDYKFTGRLVNHPTYGAQFDVQTFAKEMPATETGLVHYLSGDLFPGIGMKTAQTIVKKLGTDAIKKILDNPAVLDTVPRLSDEKKEVLVSVLEQNMGLERTIIQLNEWGFGPQIAMRIYQTYREEAISQLSENPYRLIEEVEGVGFQRADELGRHLGITGNHPARIKAAILHALNQAVQSAGHVYAEAESTLPEVKRLLEMSQPVDIPFTAISQAIIELVEEGKLAAEGQKLYIPSLYFSEIGIASKLERLMQNDTTDQFPVSEIRKAVGEVEERLGVNYAETQVAAIETALHSPTMILTGGPGTGKTTVIRGLVEVYAELHGLSLDPNEYAKKKEPFPIVLAAPTGRAAKRMSESTGLPAMTIHRLLGFNGLEKEEETEREVEGRLIIIDEMSMVDTWLAHQLLKALADDVQLLFVGDQDQLPPVGPGQVLRDMLDSGKVPVVELTEIYRQSAGSTIIEMAHMIKRSEWSADITQKTSDRSFIKASGDRILEVVEQVVKNAITKGHHIKDIQVLAPMYRGPAGIDGLNKMIQEMVNPPGPDRKEVVFGEAVYRIGDKVLQLVNQPESNVFNGDMGEVISIIKAKETIDKKELLVVSYDGIEVTYERSDLNQITLAYCCSIHKSQGSEFPIVIMPIVRSQRKMLRRNLLYTGITRAKNFLILCGEPEEFRVGISRTDELERQTTLKERLNGEFVGLEAQEEPTSEQEEQAISTEELQPAVYALTVETFLAVDPLIGMKGISPYDYLEASD
- the alaS gene encoding alanine--tRNA ligase is translated as MKKQTSSQIRNMFLEYFKEKGHSVEPSAPLVPIDDASLLWINSGVATLKKYFDGRVVPTNPRIVNAQKSIRTNDIENVGKTARHHTFFEMLGNFSIGDYFKEEAIIRAWEFLTDAKWIGFDPELLSITVHPEDEEAYAIWRDKIGIPEERIIRLEGNFWDIGEGPSGPNSEIFYDRGPAYGDDYSDPELYPGGENERYLEVWNLVFSEFNHNPDHTYTPLPKKNIDTGMGLERLASIIQNVPTNFDTDLFMPIMHAIERVSGEKYGVDTQKDTAFKVIADHIRTVAFAIGDGALPSNEGRGYVLRRLLRRAVRFAKQLGINDPFMYNLVPVVGEIMKDFYPEVDDKQAFIMKVIKNEEERFHETLTEGLAILSGVIDNAKSSGTSVVPGADAFRLYDTYGFPFELTEEFAEEAGIAVDRAGFDAEMENQRQRARAARQDVDSMHVQSGILGDIHDVSEFIGYDQLQCEATVVALLQQGVAVEQASEGDEIQFILNRTPFYAESGGQVADKGTISGETFIADIKDVQKAPNGQNLHTAIIRSGELLKGATVHAEVQQEERKLTIRNHTATHLLHKALKEVLGEHVNQAGSYVGPDRLRFDFSHFGQVTKEELETIEQMVNEQIWQDIAVNIAEKPIAEAKEMGAMALFGEKYGDIVRVVSVGDYSIELCGGCHVTSTSVIGMFKLVSESGIGAGTRRIEALTGQQAFRSFKEEEAMLVSAAGLLKANPKDLVTKIGSVLADMKELQRENDSLAAKLGNSQVADILAAAQQINDVSVIAARVDVKDNNGLRQMMDEMKQKLSKAVIVLGAAADGKVMLVSGVTEDLKTGNYHAGKIVSHVAAQCDGKGGGRPDMAMAGAKDASKLDEALQSVYDYVKSV
- a CDS encoding IreB family regulatory phosphoprotein, producing the protein MNSYDKTMKFNFPEESMEQEVKQVMLHVHKALDDKGYNPINQIVGYLLSGDPAYIPRHEDARNSIRKLERDEILEELVKFYIRENGGNMD
- the ruvX gene encoding Holliday junction resolvase RuvX, with amino-acid sequence MRTMGLDVGTKTVGIAISDALGWTAQGIETLKVDEGAGQFGIERIQQLVKEYDVNGFVVGYPKNMNNTIGPRGEASEKYAELLKETFGLPVILWDERLTTMAAERVLIDADVSRKKRKTVIDKMAAIMILQGYLDSKN
- a CDS encoding DUF1292 domain-containing protein, with amino-acid sequence MVEHGQETMTIVDENGNEHVCEVIFTFDSEDFGKSYVLYHILGQDDTDDEEVEIHASAFIPSEDNQDGELMPIEDDAEWEMIEEMLNTFLAEEDEDEE